Proteins from a single region of Plasmodium brasilianum strain Bolivian I chromosome 13, whole genome shotgun sequence:
- a CDS encoding targeted glyoxalase II, whose amino-acid sequence MNIVKILLTANFLTNVRLKNLLPVSKKLFFFENNFFQKRIYNTINSERNYYHVKKEDLCSNVIIIPLYKDNYAYIFYDNKNEGIAVDPNDYKIINEIAEKENITIKNVLCTHKHSDHNSGNHFFYNKKINVYGIKESDNKYINKNIQNKQNVQNMQNVHHFEIKNFKITTFLSNFHCINHVAYLVEHSKNKLKKLFFTGDFLFICGIGKNFQADSKDLYNSINNLKKLDKGNIYIFCGHEYTLDNVKFALTVDPTNHKLTEFYQRLLKNENNLPTVPSLLEEEYSYNPFLRCDQDENIKNAIHTYAKRNNYVIERNSDYITLLRIMKDNFKIQ is encoded by the coding sequence atgaatatcgTGAAAATCCTTTTAACAGCAAATTTCTTAACAAATGTAAGACTTAAGAATTTGCTACCTGTgtctaaaaaattatttttctttgaaaataattttttccaaaaacgtatatataacacGATAAATAGTGAGCGAAATTATTATCAtgtgaaaaaagaagatttaTGCTCGAATGTGATAATAATACCATTGTACAAAGATAActatgcttatatattttatgataataaaaatgaaggtATAGCAGTAGATCCGAatgattataaaataattaacgaAATAgcagaaaaggaaaatatcactataaaaaatgtactaTGTACACATAAACATTCTGATCATAACAGTGGtaaccattttttttacaataaaaaaataaatgtgtatGGTATTAAAGAGAGCGATAacaagtatataaataaaaatatacaaaataagcaaaatgtACAAAACATGCAAAATGTTCATCATttcgaaataaaaaattttaaaataacaacATTTCTATCAAATTTTCATTGTATTAATCATGTTGCATATTTAGTTGAAcattctaaaaataaattaaagaagCTTTTTTTTACGGGGGACTTCTTATTCATATGTGGAATTGGCAAAAATTTTCAAGCGGATAGTAaagatttatataattcaataaataatttaaaaaaattagataaagggaatatctatattttctGTGGACATGAATATACTTTAGATAATGTAAAGTTCGCCTTAACTGTAGATCCAACTAATCATAAATTAACAGAATTTTATCAAcgacttttaaaaaatgaaaacaactTGCCTACTGTTCCCTCTTTATTAGAAGAAGAGTACTCATACAACCCTTTTTTAAGATGCGATCaagatgaaaatataaaaaatgcaatTCACACGTATGCTAAAAGAAACAATTACGTAATTGAAAGAAACAGCGACTATATCACTCTTTTACGTATAATGAaggataattttaaaatacagTAG